In Limnochordia bacterium, a single window of DNA contains:
- a CDS encoding S-layer homology domain-containing protein, translating into MRKLSLFLICIILIITSSLASADELVESTVDYADHWAKMYITEAIESGILTPVSPGQFYPDQPITRGDLAGALARALNVAPSSNSSFVDTKEHPDHKLIAGLAQEELLSNTKEQFRPFEAITRQEAVSMINGCFKLGLADETDTEQQTSIFVDLDPSHSAFRQAKIADVLGVLPPTFVGRFQPDLPLTRAEAAAMLNNVRQLRPIHGEIKEMDQGSGTITVTTREGEEAQVSISPQTLVYRNNAQTDLQNLKKQDKIYAVEDRFGQTKVVKAFGIITPQDLLSRVSGMTQGILTPTQVSELVSGNWDQALEGMAGNLSSNIFSELTELGFPKEEVSQLQNQDWEALEQTAKKEIYQTVGDNLKLPEEMVNAAANEDWAALGDFAKLHLAAALLSRLGVM; encoded by the coding sequence TTGCGCAAGCTAAGCCTATTTCTAATATGCATTATCTTAATCATAACCAGCAGCTTGGCCAGTGCAGACGAATTAGTGGAAAGCACCGTGGACTATGCTGACCACTGGGCCAAGATGTATATTACTGAAGCCATCGAGTCCGGGATCTTAACCCCGGTCTCCCCGGGACAATTCTACCCGGATCAACCAATTACCAGAGGGGATCTCGCAGGGGCCCTAGCCCGGGCCCTGAATGTTGCTCCTTCTAGTAATAGCAGTTTTGTGGATACAAAGGAGCATCCAGATCACAAGCTTATCGCCGGGCTTGCACAAGAGGAACTGCTAAGTAATACGAAGGAACAGTTTAGGCCCTTCGAAGCCATTACACGACAAGAGGCCGTGTCCATGATCAACGGATGCTTCAAACTAGGGCTTGCAGACGAGACAGACACCGAACAGCAGACCTCTATTTTCGTTGATCTAGATCCAAGTCATTCTGCCTTCCGCCAGGCGAAAATAGCCGATGTTTTGGGAGTCCTGCCTCCTACCTTTGTAGGACGTTTTCAGCCGGACCTGCCTCTAACAAGGGCAGAGGCCGCGGCTATGTTGAACAATGTTAGGCAGCTGCGACCAATCCACGGAGAGATCAAAGAGATGGATCAAGGAAGCGGCACCATCACCGTTACTACCAGAGAAGGCGAAGAGGCCCAGGTAAGCATTTCGCCCCAGACCCTGGTTTATCGAAACAACGCCCAAACTGATCTACAGAACCTCAAGAAGCAAGACAAGATCTATGCTGTGGAGGATCGGTTTGGTCAGACTAAGGTAGTTAAGGCCTTCGGGATCATCACACCCCAGGATCTGCTCAGCCGGGTATCGGGGATGACCCAGGGAATATTAACACCCACACAGGTTAGTGAGCTAGTAAGCGGTAATTGGGACCAAGCCTTGGAGGGAATGGCCGGCAATCTTTCCAGTAATATTTTTAGCGAACTAACTGAACTGGGTTTCCCCAAAGAGGAAGTTAGTCAACTACAGAATCAGGATTGGGAAGCCCTAGAGCAGACCGCAAAAAAGGAGATCTACCAGACGGTGGGAGATAACCTCAAATTACCTGAGGAAATGGTTAATGCCGCTGCCAATGAAGACTGGGCAGCACTAGGAGACTTTGCCAAGCTGCACCTAGCAGCGGCATTGCTTTCTCGACTGGGAGTCATGTAA